One Rhodothermus bifroesti DNA window includes the following coding sequences:
- the nagB gene encoding glucosamine-6-phosphate deaminase codes for MLVEIFPNYEALSNRAYEIVATELRRKPNCVLGFATGSTPLGLYQRLVEGYQRGELDFAKVVTFNLDEYVGLPPSHPQSYHYFMWENLFKHININPSNVHIPNGMVDDIEFHCEWYEEQIRRAGGIDLQILGIGPNGHLAFNEPGSSLGSRTRIKTLSRATIQANARFFGSLEAVPRYAITMGIGTIMEARKLLLLASGKAKARAVRAMLEGPISAMVPATIVQLHRFAHVLLDAEAASELEYSHHDGISEPFDVH; via the coding sequence ATGTTGGTCGAAATCTTCCCGAACTACGAAGCGCTCAGCAACCGCGCTTATGAAATTGTGGCCACCGAACTGCGCCGCAAGCCCAATTGTGTCTTAGGCTTTGCTACAGGAAGTACCCCTTTAGGGCTTTATCAGCGCCTTGTCGAAGGCTACCAGCGCGGAGAGCTGGACTTTGCCAAAGTGGTCACCTTTAACCTAGACGAGTATGTCGGCCTGCCCCCCAGCCACCCGCAGAGCTACCACTACTTCATGTGGGAAAACCTCTTTAAACACATCAACATCAACCCCTCTAATGTGCACATTCCTAATGGCATGGTGGATGATATTGAGTTTCACTGCGAGTGGTACGAAGAGCAAATCCGCCGTGCCGGGGGCATCGACTTACAAATCCTAGGCATCGGTCCTAACGGACACCTAGCCTTCAACGAACCAGGGTCTTCACTAGGTTCACGCACGCGTATCAAGACGCTGTCGCGGGCAACGATTCAGGCCAATGCGCGCTTTTTTGGCAGCCTAGAAGCAGTACCCCGTTATGCAATTACGATGGGCATCGGAACCATCATGGAAGCCCGAAAGCTCTTGCTTTTGGCTAGTGGCAAGGCCAAAGCACGTGCTGTGCGCGCCATGCTGGAGGGTCCTATTTCTGCTATGGTCCCGGCTACTATTGTGCAACTGCACCGCTTTGCCCACGTGCTTTTGGACGCAGAAGCGGCTTCAGAACTGGAATACAGCCACCACGACGGCATCTCCGAGCCCTTCGACGTTCATTAA
- a CDS encoding helix-turn-helix domain-containing protein codes for MRRLAHDLRRIREKRRRSLQAVHNETKIALELLQHFERTALYDHERYNPVYLRSFARTYASALGIDPAQVLEALELAQEGLYRNQLAVQYLGEAPLPEEGGTMPEEITAITPERPAEVEEEASRTSETPALPLSVGPGGLERLERRSQWRIGVVIVLLLAVVIGFLWWWLRPLPAPEPLPLPSPAVVPVDTGRAVLVPETTAAVASALRWVLGDTIIASVIAAFDKVDPIRIRVDNDLRRPYWIEQGDTLQLSFTQRIILEEQLNDIQLLLDGHPYPTDRRDLQGRLVITREGLQAYLDSLAR; via the coding sequence ATGCGCCGCTTGGCGCATGACCTGCGCCGCATTCGGGAAAAGCGTCGGCGTTCGCTGCAAGCAGTGCATAACGAGACTAAGATTGCCCTAGAGCTACTGCAGCATTTTGAGCGCACGGCGCTTTATGACCATGAGCGGTACAATCCTGTTTACTTACGCTCGTTTGCGCGAACCTATGCATCAGCGCTCGGTATTGATCCTGCGCAGGTGCTTGAGGCGCTGGAGCTCGCGCAGGAAGGGCTGTATCGTAACCAGTTGGCGGTGCAATACTTAGGGGAAGCGCCGCTTCCAGAAGAGGGGGGAACTATGCCGGAAGAAATTACGGCTATTACCCCAGAACGGCCTGCAGAGGTTGAAGAAGAAGCTTCTAGGACATCAGAGACCCCGGCGTTGCCACTTAGCGTAGGTCCTGGGGGATTAGAGCGGCTGGAGCGCCGGTCGCAGTGGCGTATAGGAGTGGTCATCGTGTTGCTACTGGCGGTAGTGATTGGCTTTTTGTGGTGGTGGTTACGTCCGTTGCCTGCGCCAGAGCCGCTTCCGTTGCCATCACCGGCTGTTGTGCCGGTGGATACTGGTAGGGCGGTATTGGTTCCGGAGACAACCGCTGCGGTGGCGTCTGCGCTGCGATGGGTGTTAGGAGATACGATTATCGCTTCCGTTATTGCAGCTTTCGACAAGGTAGATCCAATTCGCATCCGCGTCGACAATGACCTACGCAGGCCATACTGGATTGAACAAGGGGATACGCTACAGCTAAGCTTTACGCAGCGCATCATTTTAGAAGAACAGCTTAACGATATTCAACTGCTGTTGGATGGCCACCCTTACCCAACGGATCGTCGGGATCTTCAAGGAAGGCTGGTGATCACGCGGGAGGGGTTACAAGCATACCTGGACTCATTAGCGCGATAA